A window of Fragaria vesca subsp. vesca linkage group LG7, FraVesHawaii_1.0, whole genome shotgun sequence contains these coding sequences:
- the LOC101308418 gene encoding 21 kDa protein-like translates to MASSSFTSLLIVLSISSCCIFYSTSAARDLAPKTNTEFMKTSCSATTYPKLCLTSLASQATAIQTSPKLMASAALSVTLSSAKSTSNLMLSLSHGHGMKPREVAAMRDCVEVLGDSVDELQRSISEMGNFKSSDYEMMISDVQTWVSAALTDESTCADGFAGNGLNGNLKTVVRGKIVTIAQLTSNALALINRYASVHG, encoded by the coding sequence ATGGCATCTTCATCTTTCACTTCTCTTCTTATAGTACTTTCCATTAGTAGCTGCTGCATATTCTACTCAACCTCTGCAGCTAGGGACCTTGCACCCAAAACCAACACCGAGTTCATGAAAACATCTTGTAGTGCAACAACCTACCCAAAACTATGTCTTACTTCCCTTGCAAGCCAAGCAACTGCAATCCAAACAAGTCCGAAGCTCATGGCGAGTGCAGCCCTTAGCGTGACACTTTCATCCGCTAAATCAACCTCTAACTTGATGTTGAGTCTCTCTCACGGCCACGGCATGAAGCCTAGAGAAGTGGCGGCGATGAGGGACTGCGTCGAAGTTTTGGGTGATTCGGTGGACGAGCTTCAGAGGTCTATTTCCGAGATGGGTAACTTCAAGAGCTCGGATTATGAGATGATGATAAGTGATGTACAAACTTGGGTTAGTGCGGCCTTGACGGATGAGAGCACCTGCGCTGATGGGTTTGCTGGAAATGGTTTGAATGGGAATTTGAAGACTGTTGTGAGGGGAAAGATTGTGACAATTGCACAATTGACTAGCAATGCCTTGGCCTTAATCAACAGATATGCCTCAGTTCATGGTTAA